TTATCGTATGCACTATCCACTGAATCTTTAGAAGGCTCAGCAGCATCAGAACGCATAAAGGCTTGATTTAACAAGGCATCCACAGAAGTATATTTCCAATTTTCATCATGGCGCGTTGGAAAGCCCTGCTGACTCAAATCACTTAATGCTTGAGTTTGCAATTGGGCAAGCCAAGGCAAAGTAGAAAAACTGACCTTTGCTCGTTGTTGGTAAAAATCCAAGATCTCGCTCATCACTACACCGTTTCCTCAAGCCAACTGTACCCTTTTTTCTCTAATTCAAGTGCTAATGTTTTATCACCGGACATAATAATACGACCATTGACCAGCACATGAATAAAATCTGGCTCAATATAATCCAGCAAACGCTGATAATGCGTTACTAAAATAATGGAGCGCTCTGGTGAACGCATGGCGTTAACACCATGGGAAATAATCCGCAATGCATCGATATCCAACCCTGAGTCGGTCTCATCCAAAATAGCAAGCTTTGGTTCTAAGGCAGCCATCTGTAAAATTTCATTGCGCTTTTTTTCGCCACCAGAAAACCCTTCATTAATGCTGCGGTATAAAAAACTTTCATCCATTTCCAATAACTGACATTTCTCTCGAATGAAGGTCAGAAACTCAATAGCATCTAATGTGTTTTTTCCCTGGCCTTTACGTACTGCATTAACGGAAGCCTTGAGAAAATTGACGTTCGTTACGCCAGGTATTTCTACAGGGTACTGAAAAGATAGAAATATACCGGCACGCGCTCTTTCCTCGGGAGATAAAGGAGCTAAATCCTGGCCTAAATAGCTTATTTCTCCACCAGTCATATGATAAGAAGGATGGCCGGCCAATACCTTAGACAGAGTACTTTTTCCTGAACCATTAGGTCCCATAATGGCATGAACTTCACCCGCCTTTACCTGAAGATTAATGCCTTTTAAAATAGCTTGATCATTTATTTCAACACTTAAGTCTTTAATTTCTAACATATTAACCTACTGCCCCTTCTAAACTCAGACCTAGCAATTTCGTTGCTTCCACCGCAAATTCCATAGGTAATTCTTTCAATACCTGCTTACAAAAACCATTTACAATCATTGAAACAGCATCTTCGGTGTCGATTCCACGTTGCTGACAATAAAATAATTGTTCTTCACTGATCTTCGAAGTCGTTGCCTCATGCTCTACTTGTGCCGTAGGGTTTTTGACCTCTATATAGGGAAAAGTATGTGCGGAACATTCAGAGCCCATAA
This sequence is a window from Legionella cherrii. Protein-coding genes within it:
- the sufC gene encoding Fe-S cluster assembly ATPase SufC, which encodes MLEIKDLSVEINDQAILKGINLQVKAGEVHAIMGPNGSGKSTLSKVLAGHPSYHMTGGEISYLGQDLAPLSPEERARAGIFLSFQYPVEIPGVTNVNFLKASVNAVRKGQGKNTLDAIEFLTFIREKCQLLEMDESFLYRSINEGFSGGEKKRNEILQMAALEPKLAILDETDSGLDIDALRIISHGVNAMRSPERSIILVTHYQRLLDYIEPDFIHVLVNGRIIMSGDKTLALELEKKGYSWLEETV